The Vigna unguiculata cultivar IT97K-499-35 chromosome 1, ASM411807v1, whole genome shotgun sequence nucleotide sequence AACAAGAGCAAAGTCTGGCATATCAAAGCCCAAGGTCTGGACTGTAACTACTACAAACACTATGCCTCGTACTCCCCAGGTTGCCATTGATGATCCAGAATGGAAACATGCTATGGAGCTTGAATACAACGCTCTCATCAAAAACAACACGTGGACCCTTGTTGATCCTCCCCCAGGAGTTCACATTATTAGTTGCAAgtggatttttaaaaataaatataattcagaTGGGTCTCTGCAACGACGAAAAGCCCGATTGGTAGCTCGTGGTTTCAATCAGATAGAAGGAATTGATTATTTCGATACGTTTAGTCCCGTGGTTAAACCTGTGACAATCAGGGTCGTTCTCTCGCTTGCCATATCTCATGCTTGGCCTGTTCATCAACTGGACGTAAACAACGCCTTCCTCAATGGTGAACTTAATGAAATTGTATATATGGATCAACCCTTTGGTTTTTCCTCCAATTCACATCAAGTTTGTCGCCTGCACAAAGCCATCTATGGGTTGAAACAGGCTCCTCGAGCCTGGTATCAAAAATTAAGCAACACTCTGGTGCAACTGGGTTTTAAACCCACTATATCTGACCCCTCTCTCTTCACTCTTACTAATTCCAAATTTGTTCTACATATATTAATTTAcgttgatgacattctcattacAGGTTCCTCATCACAAGCTATTAAGAATCTCATCACTACTCTAAACAATTCATTCTCGCTCAAAGATCTGGGATGCCTTCACTACTTTCTTGGTATTGAGGCTCATTGGACACCTGATGGCTCATTACTTCTCAGTCAAACCAAATATATCCACCAACTTCTCCAAAAAGCCAACATGGTCAATGCAAATTCCCAACCTTCACCTATGGTCTCATCACCTAAACTCACCGCAGATGGCTCCACAGTTTTTCAAGATCCGACTCTCTTTCGGCAAGTTGTTGGTGCCCTCCAGTACTTGACGTTCACTCGCCCTGATATCACGTTTGCTGTTAATAAAGTCTCACAGTATATGCACAACCCTCAACTTCATCATTGGAAGGCTGTCAAGCGGATCCTTCGTTACGTTGCCGGCACTCACTCCCATGGTCTTCGTTTCACATCCTGCAAAAGCTTCTCTGTCCACGCTTTTGCTGATGCCGATTGGGGGTCAGACACTGATGACCACAAATCAACCACTGGGTTCTGTATATACTTAGGTTCTAATCTCATCACTTGGTCATCCAAGAAACAACACGTTGTCTCTCGCAGCAGCACAGAAGCTGAGTCACGAAGTATCGCCGCTGTCGCTACTGATGTTTCCTGGCTTTGTAACCTTCTTCGTGAACTCAATCTTCAACCAACCACTCCCACAATTTATTCTGACAACCTTGGTGTCGTTATGCTCACCGCCAACCCTGTTATGCACTCTAAAACCAAACACTTCGCTCTCGACGTCCACTATGTTCGCGATCTCATCCACAAACAACAGCGATGTATTTGTCATATACCTGCTCGTTATCAGGTCGCCGATGTTTTCACCAAAGCTCTATCCGGTTCCTCGTTTCTACCTTTTCGTGATAAACTTCGTGTGTCTGCTTTACAACCTCCACCCTAAGTTTAAGGAGGGCGTGTTAAggatatatatatgtatgcatgGGCTTCTGTTATGCAGTCTGTTACGTCTGCACATTTCTGTTATCCATGTATTACTATATATAAACCTTTGTATCCTTCTCTTATGCAATAACATTCATTCTAACAGTTTCTCTTTCATGCTTTCTTCTTCCATCACTTTGCCTAAACCTTACAGTATGAAGAGACTATATGTCATTTTAATGGCaacataaaagaattataaatgtgaaaaatgaaaattaattttaagagcTTATTTTTAGTTTACTAAAATTCAACAACTAACATAAAAATTGTCCTATAAACTTTCGAAGAACAAATTTAATAAGTCTGCTTAAAAATATCCTCTAAAAAGCATAACTATTGGGAATCTCACCCATCAataccgacaaccttggccctCACTTGGTCACCTACTTTTAAGATATCTCTGACATCCTGAACTAGATCCCATGACACCTCTGAGATGTGTATTAGTCCAGTAAGGTGATAAAGACCTGCATCATTCTGTGATGTCACTAGTAACTTGTTCATGGtaaagtgaaaaaagaaaattgtaaacaTATGAGCTATGCACGGTAGTTACCGTCAGGGAACCGCAAATGAACAAAAGCACCATAATCCTCAACATAACCAACTTTTCCTTCAAAAATGTCCCCTACATTGATCTGTTTTGAAAATTTGGACCACGCACCTTCCTTTTCAGAGAATATCAATCTCTTGTTATCCTCATCCGCTAGAATTACCTAAAATTGGAAGAAACtgcaattataaattttaaacagcCCATCATATAAACATAGCTAGTATGTTGAAAAAAATTGCTACTATAACCTAATTAAGGGTAGAGCAAAAGATTGTGATGCAAACTGATGCACGAAGCACTAAATAAATACTTCAATATGCAAACATCTAAGAATGTTATTTTTCAAGGTCCAAATAGTTCTTGAAAAGTTGAAATAGCTCAGTTCAGATGGCTGTTGTGCAGCAAATAAGTTGCAAGAGTTTTCTAGATTCAGGGGACAATAGTTTTTTTAGGCAGTAGCTTCAGGACTAAACATTGTATTACATTAGCAGAATAAAAAGTTGTAACATATAGTactcattatttaaattataaagtcTACCTTTGCCGATATGACGGAACCAACTAAGCCTCTTGCAATTTCTTGGATAGGTTTCTCTGGTTCTACACAAAAGAATCAATGCTACAATAAATCAGCAATTTCAACTCCACATGCTATTATCAATACGAAGCACCTAAAATATATCGAAACAGATGATTAAATGGCTTGCTTAGACAGGCAAACATGGCCAAACACTATACAACAAGCCATAGGAAACCACCAATTTTTTATCTGTATTATGGATTATGGGTACCAAAGGATGCTAAAAGGGAAGCCATGAACGTGAATGGCTCTAAGATATGATCATTAACTAGTGTTTGACAAACACGAAGATGCTGAAGGGAAAATGTAAGCAATTTTCAACACTATAACAAAACTTTTATGATATTACAGGAAAcctattttatttacataaacTGAAACTACAGTTTCTAAAGTGGCCATAAGATTGTTTCTTCAGTGGGAGGGGGAAGTTCTTCAGCATAAAAACAGAGAGAGGGAAAGCAAGATGAGAACGTTAACGACCAGCTTTTAACCCTTTAACTCGAACTAAGATTTAGGAAAAAGGGAAAGAAGAATAATGTAAGAAACATTGACGATGAACATATAGATGGATGGATACCTTTACAAGTATGCACTGGACTCAACTCGGGGAATGGGAGAAATCCCAGAATAGAATAAAACCGAACCCGCAGGCCTCCAGAATTATAGCCTTCAATCCTACCGTTATAAATGAGTCCACTATCTTTATATGCCTTTGCAGCCTTCCAATCTGATGATCTCTACTTCATTGCAGAAATCAAGTATCAGAACACAACATACAGTGATAGAAATTAGCATTAATCCAAAGCTTAACCATTTAAATAGAACATGCTGAGGCAATAATCGATTGGAGTTTATATTCCCTCTAAATAATAGCTTTTGGGTATAACAAGATTAAGAAAAGATGTTATGTTGCATTTATATCTATAATATGAAAGAAGTAATAAATTGGTTATATGATAAAACTAAAACTGAAAATTGCGCAAATGATATGAATAAGAATGACAGACCCGAGCAAGACGAGCGTCATCCTGTGGGTCTGGAGGAGTAGGGCGTTGAAGTAGTCCACTTTCAagattttggtcaatttgggtATTGCCAGAAGAAGAGATTAAGAGTTTATGAGTGTGGTAGTGATGGTGCTGCCATTGCCACGGTGTCTTCACAGTAAACTTGTGAGGGAAATTGAGGAAAGGAGAAAGGTGTGATTGAGATTGTGAAGCTGAGAGGAAGGAGATGGAAGTGTAGGAAGCGAACGTTGCAGTTGCAGAGAAAATGGGCattattgtttgttgtttttttctttgacaTAAACTCAAAGAAGTTCAGGTCTCACTGAACCTGAAAGAAAGAAGATTGAATTGGTAAATGGATGGATATAATATAAGGCACAGATAGATAGATTGGAACAACCAATGGATATGTTCCAAGTGTCGCTTCTTGCACCGCTAATCTCGTATGCTACCCCTCCTACCTCGTAAGTAGTAACTTGTGGTCGGAGGATAAACACGCAGaattgtgttttcttttctttatgacTGCCATATtctttaaacatattttttgttattaactaaaatttatgaaaaaacataatattttataaatcttaaCTAAGAGTGAAAGggtattaaaaaatatctatttcaGTATTTTCTTTCAATTAGTTTATACTATCTcatcttttattaatttatttattgatggcttaattaatttttaaacttttataaaaaaatattttaaattaatttacgaCAACATTTCTAAGTTGACCagaaattagaaaatattagGAAGAATctcttataaaaattttaattctatttattgtGCAATCTTTACTTTTTACTTGAATGAAATCATACgatgttatttctattttatcttttttaattcgaGTTAGCTGATTGCGAAATGATAGTACCAAAAACATTTATcctatttattaaatttttcaggCACTATCTTTATAGACATTATATACTTTCGGAAAAAAGCATGGCCTTGCTAATCGAGAAATAGATATATGtaacattattaaattttcaaaatatgctTACTCATATAACGTTGAAGctaaatatttttgtcttcCTGGGATTTCCATGTCATGAGAAACCATGTAGACGAGATCTTTGCGAGGGAAGGCAAATTTTGTAAACCATCTGCAACAACACAGCCTGTGCCACTAGGATTCAGAACACAACTGTTATTATTTCAGTAACGATAACAACATTCTACAATCCATTTTTACTGAAGAAGCTGAAAGAAATTATCCACCTCAGAGGGAATTCAATCGAATTACATTTGGAATTTAGCATGGCATATATCGTATTTACAAGTCTCCATTTATATCATTCTGCCAGGAAAATTTCTAAGTTTAAAactatatacaattatatattacagtatttttatttatcatcaaTTATATATTACAGTATAAAAGACATTGCATCAAGAGGAAGCAGATAAATTACATCTCATGCACGGCGTTTACTCAAACGCCACTGTTCAGAGACACCATAAAGTGGTTGTATACGTTCCTGACGCTTTCGGTTGCTCATCTTTGTGGGATCTGCAGCTTTGAAAAATGTTGGAGCCAATTCAACTAACCATTTAGGGTCTATGGCAGTGACCTCACGCATATATTCCTTCGTTGTCATCACAAGCTCATGATAGATAACCCAGTCTGGCTGTCTGTGGAACAAAGCTGAGCTTGGATGGATATATACAGACTGGTTCTCAACCAGGGTTCTGTAACCTTCCTGAGGGTCCTTTCTAGCAGCACGGAAAAAGAATCCTGCAGTGATGGCCTTCGTCACTTTGGTGAAGTTATTTCCAGCACTCGCAACATCTAATTTGTACCTCTCCATGATAGTGAGAAGCTGTTTCCTGACATCCTGGACTCTTCTCAACGATCGAGATTGAACAAAGTTCTCAGAACACCACGGCCCTGAAAAGTTCTTAGCTTTCCAGGACTCATAAACAGCAAGTAGAGTAAGATGGTCTCCCTCTGGCTGGAAAAACTTTGCCCTCTTCTGATCTGCTTGGCCTTGCTTTTCCCTTGGCCTGTAAAAAATATTTCCGGTTTGGATCATGGCAATTATGGTCAAAATCTCATCACTGCACCCAAGATCCACACTGGCAAGTAGCATCTTGGACAACGGTGGATCCAAAGGAAATTCTGCCATCTTCCTCCCCAGTTTGGTTAACAGGCCCTCTTCATCCAATGCTCCGAGACTGTAAAGCTGCTCCATAGCAGAAACAAGCGCCTGAGGTGAAGGTGAATCCATAAAATCAAAGGACAATAGATCGGTTATCCCCATGGCTTTCATATTAAGAGTAGTTGTTGTAAGATTTATCCTTTGAATCTCCGGAACTGTAGTGGGAGGCATCTCATTCCTGTATGCACTCTCAGTATAGAGACGATAACACCTCCCAGGTCCGGTACGCCCTGCACGTCCTGCTCTTTGTTTGGCTGATGCTTGTGAAATTGGAGTTATCACCAAAGAGTCAAGACCTTGCTTCGGGTTATAAACATTCTGCTTGGCAAATCCAGGATCAATTACATAACATATCCCGTCAATAGTCAAAGAAGCCTCAGCAATGTTAGTGGCCACAACCACTTTCCTTTTCCCAGGTGGAGCAGGTTCAAATATCCTGTACTGCATTTCACTAGGAAGAGCACTATAAACCGGTAAAATGATGAGCTCTGGAACATTCTTACCTAATCCCTTCATTCTCTCAACAAGAGATTGGCAAGCAAAATCAATCTCTTCTTGACCAGTTAAGAAGAGAAGAATGTCTCCTTCAGGTTCTGTCAAGTGGATCTGCAGAACAGTGAGTAAAGATGCATCTAAGTAATCACTCTCAGGCTGTTTAGCATAAAGTATCTCCACAGGAAAAGTTCTACCAGGTATTGTAAAGATGTTACAGTTAAAGAAATACCCTGAAAACTTCTCGGCGTCCAGAGTAGCAGACGTGACGATCAATCTCAATTCAGGCCTACGCTTCAGGAGCAGCTTCAGCAGTCCAAAAAGAACATCAGTATAAACAGTTCTTTCATGGGCCTCATCAAGCATGATAACAGAATACCGTGACAGAGTCTCATCCATCAACATTTCCCTAAGAAGCATACCATCTGTCATGTACTTGATGAGAGTATCCGATCCAGTGCAATCCTCAAACCGAATGGCATAACCAACTTCCTCCCCCAATCGACAACCGAACTCTTCCGCAACCCGCTTTGCAACAGACACTGCAGCCGCTCTCCGTGGTTGAGTACATCCAATTTTCCCCTGTGTGGTGTATCCCGCTTCAGCAAGATACTGGGTAATCTGAGTAGTCTTCCCAGAACCAGTTTCTCCGATCACCACCAACACCTGATTATCATGCACAGCCTGAACCaattcatttttcaatctaTAAATTGGCAAACTCTGCTTCTGCTCTGGAATAGAAAGCTTTGATTTTGGCCCAAAGGAAACGGTTTTTCCGCTGCTCCCCTTCCACTCCGGCATGTCCAATGCAGATAAACCAACACCCCTAAGCTCGTGAGCAAGGTGTCTTTCACCTTTGTCTGGCATAGGGTCTTCCCAAGCGCGATTGAGATCTTTTGGAATTGAATCAAACATTGAACTATGATGTTGTTCTCGCACTTCCCTTCGTTCTTTGGCAAGTGCAGACTGAAGCGCCGCGCTGCGGAGCAGAGAACCTTCTGGATTCTTGAAAATCTTGTGAGGAGACATGTCCATTGAGTGTTTGGTTTGCCCCTGCAAGAACGCGGGTGCATCATCATTCAACTCAATCTCaaaatcttcatcatcatcatcttcttcttggCGTGGCAATCCATCTCCGTCTTCGTCCTTATCGGGAGAACTCAATTTTCCGGCGGCGGTGAACTGTTTTGCTTCCCCTTTTTCCGGAGAGGAGATTCTCTTGAGAGGTTTCAACGAAGAACTGCCACTGTCCTTTTCTTTGGCTTTGGACTCTGTCTTAGCGGGTTCAAGAACTGCGCGAACAAGGGTGAAAAACGTTCGGACAAGGTAATCAGGAAAATGGGCACCGTTGTCGTTGAGTACGGCGTTGAAGTGGTGAAGGTTGTCGGATGAACGAGCCAAGTGGATGATGAACTCGGCGAGGACCTTGTCGGCGGCGCCGGTGTGGGACTCCAACTCGGCGCAGACCTTAGAGAGGAGCGACAAGTATTGAAGCGTGCCGAATCCATCGTTCGCAGCCATCCTCAGAATTGAGATTGAGACGCGTAAGAGAAAGTGTGTGTGGTGTGAGATGAGAGCGTAGGCTCCAAGAAATTCACGATCGCAGAGGAACCGTTACCTCCACAATCTTGCGCTTTCTACACTATTTATACACAATTTGAATtgcaataatttaattttttttatgcttcagATTTCAAGAATacatattcttttcttttaaaaataataaacaacaccttttaaaaaatagaaatagaacaacgcgttttttattaaataaaaaacgcgttttttaagtaaaatgagttttttttttctttcttggaCAACACGTTTTCATCTCATAATAAGCTAAATCTATGTTTGACTTGATcaacaaaaaaagttatattatacTCTTAAACTCACTGCTCACcacaattaaattgttaaaatgaTGTTCAAATTAATTAGTcccatatttttaacattcagATAGTTTGATAGATAAGTTACAGATACGGTAAGTACcaagaataaaaacatttagaTAATTTGCTAGACAGCTTATATTTGATTAGATATACAGATATTAAAATGGGTTTCAACATGCGTATTTGAGTaaggttgggttgagaaaattttcaatcttttcaaaagtggattgaactcaacccgactcacttaacccaccaacatattttttttttaataattatttactactcctattatatgtgttcacaatttcattctttcaaatgctagaatgttggtcaataatatttgaatagtttgaatgtttaattaatttgattgtcaagttatatatgttgatattttaatctttaattataatctttataataaattattcaagCAATAGTCTTATAAACAATCTTTTCTAAACTAGTATgacaaaaatgtataattttttatttatattttattgaatagcatgacagtaAATGTGTAATACTAATcatgttttcttaattatatggatactttcttggaaacaattcatcatatattagtggtgagcatgatcaagagattggttcttgattttactatgattgtcatcttatggattacttaattttttttttaaatattggaatactaaaaaataaataaataattttttttatgtgaattgGTGAGACAACTCACTTAATCTACCAATCCGTGGTGGGTTGAAccgaattataaaatttttagctCACCATAAAATGAGCCGGATAGGATTCACTCATTTTAAACCCGTTTCGTGGTGTGAGCCAGATTGGCTCACTTTCACGTGTCTAATTAGATCTAATAATATCAAACTGTGATATAATGTGCTTGACAGTATACCTTTTATTATgattacttaaatttaaaagacgtaatatattttaatttgttatataatattttataaacatgtttagtataatattttaaaggcAAATCTTTTATgcattatatatatagttatattattGCATTTATATAGTTTATATCAGTTTGCTTAGATATGTGGCCGTCTGGAAATAATTTGCTACTAagtaaaaaatgtaaagaaaagaaaacttggATGTACAAGTttgaataatgacaaatttCGTTCCAATACAATATTGACACATGCCATTTGTTCTTTGTAGATTATTCTTCCCTGGTTTCTTAGCTTGGACTGAAGTGATGCTACTCCTGTATTTATaccataatttattttcaattcttGTTTCTGTTGTTTCTATTAGACAACACTCGTTTCAGCCATTCTTTTCTGGCCTCGACCAGCAAGTACTTCACAATCCTGCAGAATTTGTTTAGCAACCCTCAGTGACACCAATGTGATGCATAACTCTAATCAAAGGAAAAACATTATTCAAAAACTTAAATGATAGATGTGATACACAGATATTTTTGTGATAGATTTTACCTGTACAATAGCTTGTGCACACAGCTTCCCTGAAAGAACAGCACCTTCCATTGAAgctaaatatttttgttttgtgtaatCTCCAGCTAAGTAGAAACCTTCAATAGGAGATCTTTGTACCGGACGGCAAGGT carries:
- the LOC114187076 gene encoding probable pre-mRNA-splicing factor ATP-dependent RNA helicase DEAH5, translated to MAANDGFGTLQYLSLLSKVCAELESHTGAADKVLAEFIIHLARSSDNLHHFNAVLNDNGAHFPDYLVRTFFTLVRAVLEPAKTESKAKEKDSGSSSLKPLKRISSPEKGEAKQFTAAGKLSSPDKDEDGDGLPRQEEDDDDEDFEIELNDDAPAFLQGQTKHSMDMSPHKIFKNPEGSLLRSAALQSALAKERREVREQHHSSMFDSIPKDLNRAWEDPMPDKGERHLAHELRGVGLSALDMPEWKGSSGKTVSFGPKSKLSIPEQKQSLPIYRLKNELVQAVHDNQVLVVIGETGSGKTTQITQYLAEAGYTTQGKIGCTQPRRAAAVSVAKRVAEEFGCRLGEEVGYAIRFEDCTGSDTLIKYMTDGMLLREMLMDETLSRYSVIMLDEAHERTVYTDVLFGLLKLLLKRRPELRLIVTSATLDAEKFSGYFFNCNIFTIPGRTFPVEILYAKQPESDYLDASLLTVLQIHLTEPEGDILLFLTGQEEIDFACQSLVERMKGLGKNVPELIILPVYSALPSEMQYRIFEPAPPGKRKVVVATNIAEASLTIDGICYVIDPGFAKQNVYNPKQGLDSLVITPISQASAKQRAGRAGRTGPGRCYRLYTESAYRNEMPPTTVPEIQRINLTTTTLNMKAMGITDLLSFDFMDSPSPQALVSAMEQLYSLGALDEEGLLTKLGRKMAEFPLDPPLSKMLLASVDLGCSDEILTIIAMIQTGNIFYRPREKQGQADQKRAKFFQPEGDHLTLLAVYESWKAKNFSGPWCSENFVQSRSLRRVQDVRKQLLTIMERYKLDVASAGNNFTKVTKAITAGFFFRAARKDPQEGYRTLVENQSVYIHPSSALFHRQPDWVIYHELVMTTKEYMREVTAIDPKWLVELAPTFFKAADPTKMSNRKRQERIQPLYGVSEQWRLSKRRA
- the LOC114191557 gene encoding uncharacterized protein LOC114191557; this encodes MPIFSATATFASYTSISFLSASQSQSHLSPFLNFPHKFTVKTPWQWQHHHYHTHKLLISSSGNTQIDQNLESGLLQRPTPPDPQDDARLARRSSDWKAAKAYKDSGLIYNGRIEGYNSGGLRVRFYSILGFLPFPELSPVHTCKEPEKPIQEIARGLVGSVISAKVILADEDNKRLIFSEKEGAWSKFSKQINVGDIFEGKVGYVEDYGAFVHLRFPDGLYHLTGLIHISEVSWDLVQDVRDILKVGDQVRAKVVGIDGVKSRITLSIKQLEEDPLLETLDKVIPQDGSSDLDSLNGGEDDSIEPLPGLETILEELQQEDGIYDVRISRQGFEKRVVSQDLQLWLSNAPPTNQRFTLLARAGRQVQEIHLTTSLDQEGIKKALQRVLERVP